From a region of the Synechococcus sp. RS9916 genome:
- the pheT gene encoding phenylalanine--tRNA ligase subunit beta, with protein MRVSLSWLQDLVQVNEPADQLAERLSMAGFEVEEIDDLSRLAQGVVVGHVLERDKHPDADKLSVCKVDVGAGEALQIVCGASNVRAGIHVPVAMVGAVLPAVGLTIKAGQLRGVASEGMICSLAELGQSTDVDGIAILEDLLDSVPAPGTPAAPALGLDDTVLELAITANRPDGLSMTGIAREVSALTGAALQLPLLTPPAVTAELTTDPASADRMKSGGVYGITEIRDVDSSKPSPIWLQRRLDRAGMNSVNTVVDLTNLVMLEQGQPLHAFDADVLDQLCGGDVTAKDFGLRNAKDGETFQALDGRELTLDSRAQLVTCRDLPIALSGVMGSEASGVTTSTKRVWLESALFSPTAVRNTSRSAGSRTEASTRYEKGLPREITLLSAQRAIALITEHLGGTADQTFVCAKPFEAPAAIALRRSALHQLLGPLSTDAGPEDLDDAEIGRCLTALGCDLTATEDGWSVTVPPSRSCDLTREVDLIEEVARLIGFDRFESHLPDPLEPGQLSASQRAERQLRNLFCGAGLQEVTSLSLTSAEPEANPVGAEQPEARIAISNPLLAETSHLRASLWEEHLRVCQRNLQASQNGCWLFEIGNVFALDGEAITQSAQLSGVICGERRLERWTTSGKPSLPDYYAARGALTRIFKALKLEVLDRPLNTDGRLHPGRSAELVLEGRPLGCFGQLHPLLAEQFDLPDETYLFDLDLQRLLDAATRTNRWTPAFKPFATVPAMERDLAVVVPRTQRSADLLQAIRKAGKPLLESVELIDRFEGGQLADDQCSQAFRIRYRGKDSTLTDDQLQPVHEKVRQALAKQFKAELRS; from the coding sequence ATGCGGGTTTCCCTCTCCTGGCTACAGGATCTCGTTCAAGTGAATGAGCCCGCTGATCAACTCGCAGAACGGCTCTCAATGGCCGGCTTTGAGGTTGAGGAGATTGATGATCTGAGTCGTCTGGCCCAAGGCGTCGTGGTGGGGCATGTGCTCGAGCGCGACAAGCACCCTGACGCCGACAAGCTCAGCGTTTGCAAGGTCGATGTGGGTGCTGGGGAAGCACTCCAGATCGTTTGCGGTGCCAGCAATGTGCGCGCAGGGATTCATGTGCCTGTGGCCATGGTTGGTGCTGTCTTGCCAGCAGTCGGCCTGACGATCAAGGCCGGTCAGCTGCGCGGGGTGGCCAGTGAAGGGATGATCTGTTCCCTGGCAGAGCTGGGCCAGTCCACCGATGTGGATGGCATTGCCATCCTCGAAGACCTGCTCGACAGCGTCCCTGCTCCCGGAACTCCTGCAGCACCAGCCCTTGGGCTCGATGACACCGTGCTGGAGCTGGCGATCACCGCCAATCGACCGGACGGACTGTCGATGACGGGCATCGCCAGAGAAGTGTCCGCTCTGACCGGAGCAGCGTTGCAGCTGCCTTTGCTCACTCCTCCAGCGGTCACCGCCGAACTGACAACGGATCCAGCCAGTGCTGATCGCATGAAGTCGGGTGGTGTTTACGGAATCACCGAAATCAGAGATGTCGATAGCAGCAAGCCATCGCCGATTTGGTTGCAACGCCGTCTCGATCGCGCCGGCATGAACAGCGTCAACACCGTGGTGGATCTGACCAATCTGGTGATGCTGGAGCAGGGGCAACCTCTCCATGCTTTCGATGCTGATGTGCTCGATCAGCTCTGCGGCGGGGACGTGACAGCCAAGGATTTCGGTCTGCGGAACGCCAAAGACGGTGAAACCTTCCAAGCCCTTGATGGCCGTGAACTCACCCTCGATTCACGGGCGCAGCTTGTGACCTGCCGTGATCTGCCCATCGCCTTGTCTGGCGTGATGGGCAGTGAAGCCAGTGGAGTGACGACATCCACCAAGCGCGTGTGGCTGGAATCAGCCTTGTTCAGCCCAACTGCGGTGCGCAACACCAGCCGCAGTGCCGGTTCTCGCACTGAAGCCAGCACCCGATACGAAAAAGGTCTGCCCCGCGAGATCACCCTGCTGTCCGCGCAGCGGGCCATCGCACTGATTACTGAGCATCTGGGCGGTACAGCTGATCAGACCTTCGTGTGTGCCAAACCGTTCGAGGCACCTGCAGCCATTGCGCTCCGTCGTTCGGCGTTGCATCAATTGCTTGGGCCGCTGAGCACCGATGCAGGTCCTGAGGACCTTGACGATGCCGAAATTGGACGCTGCCTGACCGCTCTTGGTTGTGACTTGACCGCCACAGAGGATGGCTGGTCGGTGACGGTGCCACCCTCCCGCAGCTGCGATCTGACCCGAGAAGTGGATCTGATCGAGGAGGTCGCCCGTTTGATCGGTTTCGACCGCTTTGAATCCCATCTTCCAGACCCCTTAGAGCCAGGCCAGCTTTCCGCGAGTCAACGGGCTGAGCGTCAGCTTCGCAATCTCTTCTGTGGTGCCGGACTGCAGGAAGTCACGAGCTTGTCATTGACGTCTGCAGAACCTGAGGCCAATCCCGTCGGAGCGGAACAGCCGGAAGCGCGCATTGCCATCAGCAATCCCCTGCTGGCCGAAACAAGCCACCTCCGAGCGAGCCTGTGGGAAGAGCATTTGCGCGTCTGTCAACGCAATCTTCAGGCGTCTCAGAACGGTTGCTGGTTGTTTGAGATCGGCAATGTGTTCGCTCTGGATGGTGAAGCCATCACCCAATCCGCTCAGTTGTCTGGAGTGATCTGCGGTGAACGCCGGCTCGAACGTTGGACCACAAGTGGTAAACCTTCGCTCCCGGATTACTACGCAGCACGTGGTGCACTGACCCGCATCTTCAAGGCGCTGAAGCTGGAAGTGCTTGATCGCCCGCTCAACACTGATGGCCGTCTACATCCGGGGCGCAGTGCTGAATTGGTGCTGGAGGGGAGACCACTTGGATGTTTCGGGCAACTGCATCCCTTGCTCGCAGAGCAGTTTGATCTTCCTGATGAGACCTATCTGTTCGACCTGGATCTTCAACGACTGTTGGACGCTGCAACACGCACCAACCGCTGGACACCAGCGTTCAAACCATTCGCCACGGTGCCAGCAATGGAACGGGACCTGGCTGTTGTCGTCCCGCGCACGCAACGCAGTGCTGATTTGCTCCAGGCCATCCGAAAAGCGGGCAAACCATTGCTTGAAAGCGTTGAATTGATTGATCGCTTCGAAGGTGGCCAGCTTGCAGACGATCAGTGCAGCCAAGCCTTCCGCATTCGTTACCGCGGGAAGGACAGCACGCTCACCGATGACCAGTTGCAGCCGGTGCACGAGAAAGTGCGGCAAGCATTGGCGAAGCAGTTCAAGGCCGAATTGCGCAGCTGA
- a CDS encoding FAD-dependent oxidoreductase, with product MNGNVENTDVVVWGGGTGGVAAAIQASRSGARTLLLTPGTWLGGMVSAAGVCCPDGNELSPWQTGLWGAFLRELEQTEPSGLDHNWVSCFGYRPSSAEAILQRWVRAESKLLWWPDCRLLAVDRDGSQITALRIAVAAEQRRVSCQVVIDGSDRGDLLPMANAAFRFGWESQEHWGEPSAPLQQRLDNEPFFRAHPVQSPTWVVMGQLQSDQLQAGQVRELDPSSKPQLPGLFERATDAFGLERTLTYGRLPGGLVMLNWPLHGNDWHWGLERGFADDPSKESELAVEMQEHSLRFAEAMHDASDGWLTLGHAFAPESGSPAAWLAAMPYWREGRRMVGLTTVIEQDLLPIHEGQAVAPLPLSPSGALQSIAVGNYANDHHYPDDDWPLAPKSCRWGGRWTGTPFCVPYDALVSESISNLLAADKAISTSHMANGATRLQPLVMNVGQASGLAAALSVQRGCSPAVLPVRELQEALIGDSRAPSAVAPLWNTPWHHPQWRQRQLDSLDRPLALVESDLEIKDSTSVAVPPCGHSPLAQTWTGRVEVDRDDTIALHCSNGQIWPLITLEPVVHRWMRQLECSQNMELIATANPWGPWLRVSGLAV from the coding sequence GTGAACGGCAACGTGGAGAACACGGATGTGGTGGTCTGGGGTGGAGGCACCGGAGGGGTGGCTGCTGCCATCCAGGCGTCCCGTTCAGGCGCTCGAACCCTTCTGCTCACACCAGGCACCTGGCTCGGGGGGATGGTGAGTGCAGCAGGGGTGTGTTGCCCCGATGGCAACGAACTCTCTCCATGGCAGACCGGTCTCTGGGGAGCGTTTCTCAGAGAATTGGAACAGACCGAACCCAGCGGTCTCGATCACAACTGGGTGAGTTGTTTTGGCTATCGCCCCAGCAGCGCTGAGGCGATCCTGCAACGGTGGGTGCGTGCCGAGTCGAAGCTGCTTTGGTGGCCCGACTGTCGTCTGTTGGCGGTGGACCGTGACGGATCGCAGATCACGGCGTTGCGCATTGCGGTGGCAGCCGAACAGCGACGCGTGAGCTGCCAGGTGGTCATCGATGGCAGTGATCGCGGCGATCTTTTGCCCATGGCCAATGCGGCTTTTCGCTTCGGATGGGAATCACAGGAGCATTGGGGTGAACCCAGTGCCCCCCTCCAACAACGACTCGACAACGAGCCCTTTTTCCGTGCACACCCGGTGCAGTCACCCACCTGGGTTGTGATGGGGCAGCTGCAGAGCGATCAACTGCAGGCCGGTCAGGTGCGTGAGCTTGATCCCTCAAGCAAGCCCCAGTTACCGGGTCTTTTTGAGCGGGCCACTGACGCTTTTGGTCTCGAGCGCACCCTCACCTACGGGCGTCTTCCTGGTGGCTTGGTGATGCTCAACTGGCCTTTGCACGGCAATGACTGGCACTGGGGGCTGGAGCGGGGCTTCGCTGACGATCCCAGCAAGGAGTCAGAGCTGGCTGTTGAAATGCAAGAGCACAGCCTGCGCTTTGCTGAGGCCATGCATGACGCCAGTGATGGCTGGCTGACGCTCGGTCATGCGTTTGCGCCCGAGTCGGGCAGCCCTGCTGCTTGGCTGGCGGCCATGCCCTACTGGAGGGAAGGTCGACGGATGGTTGGCCTCACCACGGTGATCGAGCAGGACCTGCTGCCGATCCATGAGGGACAGGCTGTTGCGCCCTTGCCTTTGTCGCCATCGGGGGCGTTGCAATCGATCGCGGTTGGCAACTATGCCAATGATCACCACTACCCCGATGACGACTGGCCTCTAGCGCCTAAGAGCTGCCGCTGGGGTGGTCGCTGGACCGGGACACCCTTCTGCGTTCCTTACGACGCGTTGGTGAGTGAAAGCATCAGCAACTTGTTGGCGGCTGATAAAGCGATCAGCACCAGCCATATGGCCAACGGTGCCACCAGGCTTCAACCCCTGGTCATGAATGTCGGCCAGGCCTCGGGCTTGGCAGCTGCCCTGTCTGTACAGCGTGGATGTTCCCCTGCTGTGTTGCCGGTGCGTGAACTTCAGGAAGCCTTGATCGGCGATAGTCGCGCACCCTCGGCGGTCGCACCGCTTTGGAACACGCCTTGGCATCATCCGCAGTGGCGCCAGCGACAGCTTGACTCTCTCGACCGCCCCCTCGCCCTTGTGGAATCGGATTTAGAGATCAAGGATTCGACTTCTGTCGCAGTCCCCCCATGTGGCCATAGTCCTCTGGCTCAGACCTGGACTGGGAGAGTTGAAGTTGATCGCGATGACACGATCGCTCTTCACTGCTCCAACGGCCAAATCTGGCCCTTGATCACGCTCGAGCCGGTTGTGCACCGGTGGATGCGTCAATTGGAGTGCAGTCAAAACATGGAACTGATTGCCACGGCAAATCCTTGGGGCCCCTGGTTGCGCGTCAGTGGGCTTGCAGTCTGA
- the rpsR gene encoding 30S ribosomal protein S18, with translation MSSSFFKKRLSPIKPGDPIDYKDVDLLKKFITERGKILPRRLTGLTAKQQRDLTNAVKRARIVAMLPFVNPEG, from the coding sequence ATGTCCAGCTCTTTCTTCAAGAAGCGTCTTTCGCCGATCAAACCTGGCGATCCCATCGATTACAAGGATGTGGATCTGCTCAAGAAGTTCATCACCGAACGCGGCAAGATCCTTCCCCGTCGTCTCACAGGCCTTACCGCCAAGCAGCAGCGAGACCTCACCAATGCGGTGAAGCGTGCACGCATCGTTGCCATGCTTCCCTTCGTTAATCCCGAGGGCTGA
- the rlmD gene encoding 23S rRNA (uracil(1939)-C(5))-methyltransferase RlmD: MANVPSDPAPGLMITVTGEDLDLRGNGIGRWQTWVISVPGLLPGEVARVQLQQRKRSLWIARKTESLLPATDSRKPPCILAKDCGGCTLQHLADASQTAWKQQQLQKALSRIGGIEAPVGALLKSDAKPLGYRNRALIPLHRDAEGKLRMGYYRRGSHRIVNLNHCPVLDPRLDALLEPIKHDLQASEWPADADLHSGEGLRHLGLRLGARTGEVLITLVSSTADLPGLHALAKQWCERWSEVRGVTLNLQPQRNNRVLGDDTQLLSGEGQIEERFADVSLMLGTTTFFQINTLQAEAAVKHLSQWLLDRAGTTTVIDAYCGIGTIALPLAAQGHQVLGLELHKASVDQGRLNAARNRLEQVRFKAGDVKALLADALPSHEALVVDPPRKGLDADVVDQILECPPRWMAYLSCDPATLSRDLKRLCVPQGPYEVEGIHPVDFFPQTTHLESLVLMKRS, translated from the coding sequence ATGGCCAACGTCCCCTCTGATCCCGCTCCAGGCTTGATGATCACCGTGACCGGTGAAGATCTCGACCTCCGGGGAAACGGGATCGGCCGCTGGCAGACATGGGTGATTTCCGTGCCCGGTCTCCTACCCGGCGAAGTGGCTCGAGTCCAACTCCAACAGCGCAAACGATCCCTCTGGATTGCTCGCAAGACCGAGTCACTACTCCCGGCCACCGATTCCCGAAAACCACCTTGCATCCTGGCCAAGGATTGCGGTGGCTGCACGCTTCAGCACTTGGCCGACGCCAGTCAGACCGCATGGAAGCAGCAGCAGCTGCAGAAAGCGCTGTCACGCATCGGAGGAATCGAGGCACCGGTGGGCGCACTGCTCAAGAGTGATGCCAAGCCTCTGGGGTACCGCAACAGGGCATTGATCCCTCTGCATCGCGATGCTGAAGGGAAACTCCGGATGGGCTACTACCGGCGAGGCTCCCACCGCATCGTCAACCTCAACCACTGCCCGGTTCTCGACCCCCGCCTCGATGCCCTACTGGAACCGATCAAGCACGATCTTCAGGCCTCTGAATGGCCTGCTGATGCAGATCTGCACAGCGGCGAAGGATTGCGTCATCTCGGCCTTCGTCTCGGGGCCCGAACCGGAGAAGTCCTGATCACACTGGTCAGCAGCACCGCTGATTTGCCTGGTTTGCATGCGCTAGCGAAGCAGTGGTGTGAACGCTGGTCAGAGGTGCGTGGCGTGACCCTGAACCTGCAGCCCCAACGCAACAACCGCGTTCTTGGCGATGACACGCAGTTGCTTTCAGGTGAAGGGCAAATTGAAGAGCGATTTGCTGATGTGTCGTTAATGCTCGGCACCACGACCTTCTTCCAGATCAACACCCTTCAGGCTGAAGCCGCCGTCAAACACCTGAGCCAATGGCTGTTGGATCGTGCTGGAACCACAACGGTGATTGATGCTTACTGCGGTATCGGCACCATTGCCCTTCCATTAGCGGCACAGGGACATCAGGTGTTGGGGCTTGAACTCCACAAGGCATCAGTGGATCAGGGGCGCCTAAACGCAGCACGCAACCGTCTTGAGCAGGTTCGCTTCAAGGCAGGAGATGTCAAAGCCCTGTTGGCTGATGCGTTACCAAGCCATGAGGCCCTCGTGGTGGATCCACCACGCAAGGGGCTTGATGCGGATGTGGTTGATCAGATACTCGAATGCCCTCCCCGATGGATGGCCTACCTCAGCTGTGACCCAGCCACCTTGTCTCGCGATCTGAAACGGTTGTGCGTGCCTCAAGGCCCCTATGAGGTTGAGGGCATCCATCCCGTGGATTTCTTCCCTCAAACCACTCATTTGGAGAGCCTTGTGCTGATGAAACGCAGCTGA
- a CDS encoding ribonuclease catalytic domain-containing protein translates to MYRFRQGAVQARSQQDLKRLRQDQWRQALESKRREELQRWLQQDSVTSIDRLDPQVSLWIEQLQALAAGAIPLRDIDEGCRCVLKELKLDLDPTELHRTLVTNGAADPHQLPAMQGSRWSSGFSTEQLQEAENLLNASQSSQPGDERRIDLCHLHCVTIDDSETRDIDDALSLERKPDGSKRIWIHIADPGRLIQPGSTLDQEAAARGSSLYLARGNQPMFPDVLSTGPFSLRAGHKSAAWSTWVELNEEGAIAAYGITRSWVKPLYKLSYDDADELIDLAPPEEADLADLDQLLRRRKLWRERNGALLMDLPEGRIRCRDGDLSLEITEPSVSRLMVAEAMILTGAVTAQYGVDHGLPLPYRSQLPADLPSPAQLSELPDGAVRFAAIKRCLSRGLMGTKPASHFSLGLPAYVQATSPIRRYCDLIVQRQIQAHQAGSPQLSEEELQELVGSVDLATREGIGISREDQRHWQQVWFEHHRDQQWQADFLRWLRPQDRLGLIRIDALALDLAAECPPGSEPGDQLQLHVLEVDPIRDQLRLQAH, encoded by the coding sequence ATGTACCGCTTTCGCCAAGGAGCAGTGCAAGCGCGCAGCCAGCAAGATCTCAAACGCCTACGTCAAGACCAATGGCGTCAGGCTCTGGAATCCAAACGACGTGAAGAGCTGCAGCGTTGGCTGCAGCAAGACTCCGTGACTTCCATCGATCGCTTGGATCCACAGGTAAGCCTTTGGATTGAACAGCTTCAGGCTCTGGCTGCTGGAGCCATTCCCCTTCGGGACATCGATGAGGGCTGTCGCTGCGTACTGAAGGAACTCAAACTCGATCTCGATCCCACTGAACTCCACCGCACCTTGGTGACAAACGGCGCTGCTGATCCCCATCAACTTCCTGCGATGCAGGGGAGTCGCTGGTCGAGCGGCTTCTCGACCGAGCAGTTGCAGGAGGCAGAAAACCTGCTGAATGCAAGCCAATCCTCGCAACCTGGTGATGAGAGACGCATCGATCTTTGCCATCTTCATTGCGTCACCATCGATGACAGTGAGACCCGCGACATTGATGACGCGCTCTCGTTAGAGCGCAAACCAGACGGATCGAAGCGCATCTGGATCCACATTGCCGACCCAGGCCGATTGATCCAGCCAGGCTCGACTTTGGATCAAGAAGCCGCCGCCCGGGGCAGCAGTCTTTATCTCGCTCGCGGGAATCAGCCGATGTTTCCTGACGTGCTCTCAACGGGCCCTTTCAGTCTCCGGGCGGGTCACAAGAGTGCGGCCTGGAGCACCTGGGTTGAGCTGAATGAGGAGGGTGCAATCGCTGCATACGGGATCACCCGCAGTTGGGTCAAGCCGCTCTACAAACTCAGCTATGACGATGCGGACGAATTGATCGATCTGGCCCCGCCGGAGGAAGCTGATCTCGCCGATCTCGATCAATTGCTTCGGCGCCGCAAGCTGTGGCGTGAACGCAACGGAGCCCTTCTGATGGATCTTCCCGAGGGGCGAATCCGTTGCCGCGACGGTGATCTAAGTCTGGAGATCACCGAGCCTTCCGTATCGCGACTGATGGTGGCAGAGGCCATGATCCTCACTGGCGCGGTCACCGCCCAATACGGCGTGGATCATGGCTTGCCGCTGCCCTACCGCAGCCAGCTACCAGCGGACCTGCCCTCCCCTGCACAGTTGAGTGAACTGCCGGATGGTGCCGTTCGCTTTGCCGCAATCAAACGTTGCCTCAGCCGCGGACTGATGGGAACCAAGCCAGCGTCCCATTTCAGTCTCGGGCTACCTGCCTATGTGCAGGCCACGTCCCCCATCCGCCGCTACTGCGATCTGATCGTGCAGCGTCAGATTCAGGCGCACCAAGCCGGAAGCCCCCAACTCAGTGAAGAGGAGCTTCAGGAGCTTGTTGGCAGCGTTGATCTCGCCACTCGGGAAGGCATTGGCATCAGCCGCGAAGACCAACGCCATTGGCAGCAGGTCTGGTTTGAGCACCATCGTGATCAGCAGTGGCAGGCTGACTTCCTGCGCTGGCTGCGCCCCCAGGATCGCCTTGGCTTGATTCGCATCGACGCCTTGGCCCTCGACCTCGCTGCTGAATGCCCGCCGGGCAGTGAGCCGGGTGATCAACTTCAGTTGCACGTGCTTGAGGTGGATCCGATTCGCGATCAACTCAGACTGCAAGCCCACTGA
- a CDS encoding allophycocyanin subunit alpha-B: protein MSVVRDLILQADDDLRYPTSGELRSMVDYLDQGGIRLSIVRVLTDNEKKIVDESAKQLFSRKPEYVAPGGNAYGQKQRAQCLRDYSWYLRLVTYGVLAGSTEMIQNIGLVGAREMYNSLGVPMPGMVEAMKSMREASLGLLSDDQQTLAAPYFDFLIQGMQTST from the coding sequence ATGAGCGTCGTTCGTGATCTGATTCTTCAAGCCGATGACGATCTCCGCTACCCCACAAGCGGTGAATTGCGCTCCATGGTTGATTACCTCGACCAAGGCGGCATTCGTCTCTCAATCGTTCGCGTTCTGACAGATAACGAGAAGAAGATTGTTGATGAGTCTGCGAAGCAGCTCTTCAGTCGTAAACCTGAATATGTGGCGCCTGGCGGGAATGCATATGGTCAGAAGCAACGTGCTCAGTGCTTGCGTGATTACAGCTGGTACCTCCGCCTCGTGACCTACGGCGTCCTCGCCGGTAGCACCGAGATGATTCAAAACATCGGTCTTGTCGGTGCCCGTGAGATGTACAACAGCCTCGGCGTTCCGATGCCCGGCATGGTTGAAGCCATGAAGTCAATGCGCGAAGCCTCCTTAGGTCTGCTTTCTGATGACCAACAAACGTTGGCCGCACCTTATTTCGACTTCTTGATTCAGGGCATGCAGACCTCAACCTGA
- the rpmG gene encoding 50S ribosomal protein L33, with protein sequence MAKNKGVRIVITLECTECRSNPAKRSPGVSRYTTEKNRRNTTERLEIKKFCPHCNKSTLHKEIK encoded by the coding sequence ATGGCCAAGAACAAGGGCGTCCGGATCGTGATCACTCTCGAGTGCACCGAATGCCGGTCCAATCCCGCCAAGCGCTCTCCCGGTGTGTCCCGTTACACCACCGAGAAGAATCGCCGGAACACCACCGAACGGCTGGAGATCAAGAAGTTCTGTCCTCACTGCAACAAGTCGACTCTCCATAAGGAGATCAAGTGA
- a CDS encoding DUF3370 domain-containing protein, translating to MAGQRARPLNGTFNNVPVLHSNQPEIVKGAGILVNTQPGSAIASENNQPLRNAAFTFNGEFGLHMHHKYYPSDASRLGGSRQRGLMTIAAIAINPGNQPVTLKFKRGSVKNSFEAPYHPNKLMGVKPLGRRPWNTGPGDATAVQMLRGELDRRLPDQVVIPPRSRKVVVSTVLPARGIANGLLRGSSNGKFQMAVVAAEETQNEQDLIAVLDQGKLAPGRIYLNRLREIETGKVFSRVAGVALGDHYKASIQHDLNQGPLHVPLTSTHKHHFGTREIQINPLSTRMIDSAVNNVGTYGVRYDLDLNLSGLGPHELVFSHPVASGRSSFTAFRGSIRIETDEGFREVHVGLRSGQSLPISDLRLKPGQNNRVRVSLVYPADATPGHLLSVVPVQQLAMLQRRQEMQAAAERALAASKQRNVTPTTPPPSPISPAATQPAVIKPSIKRIPAQPQQPVAQPTVRPMLATPRRGASAMPPAMIMPGRINATLEQRYREAIRVQQEWLQRMQGR from the coding sequence ATGGCGGGGCAACGAGCCAGGCCATTGAACGGAACATTCAATAATGTTCCGGTGCTGCATTCCAATCAGCCTGAGATTGTGAAGGGTGCCGGAATCCTGGTGAACACACAACCAGGCAGTGCGATTGCCAGCGAAAATAACCAGCCCCTGCGCAATGCAGCATTCACCTTTAACGGTGAATTTGGCCTGCACATGCACCATAAGTATTATCCCAGTGATGCCAGTCGCCTTGGGGGTTCACGGCAGAGAGGATTGATGACGATTGCCGCAATCGCCATCAATCCTGGAAATCAACCTGTCACCTTGAAATTCAAGCGTGGCTCGGTGAAAAACAGCTTTGAAGCGCCTTATCATCCCAATAAATTGATGGGCGTGAAGCCCCTTGGCAGGCGTCCCTGGAACACTGGACCCGGAGATGCAACAGCGGTTCAGATGTTGCGAGGTGAATTGGATCGTCGTCTGCCCGACCAGGTGGTGATTCCTCCTCGTAGTCGCAAAGTTGTTGTAAGCACGGTTTTACCAGCCCGGGGGATCGCCAATGGCTTGCTGCGCGGCAGCAGTAATGGAAAATTCCAGATGGCTGTTGTTGCAGCAGAGGAAACACAAAACGAACAGGATTTAATTGCAGTCCTTGACCAGGGAAAATTGGCTCCCGGCCGTATTTATCTGAATCGTCTTCGCGAAATCGAAACTGGGAAGGTATTTTCACGGGTTGCTGGTGTAGCCCTTGGTGATCACTACAAGGCTTCAATTCAGCACGATCTCAACCAGGGGCCTCTGCATGTCCCACTAACGAGCACGCATAAACATCACTTCGGCACGCGCGAGATTCAAATCAATCCGTTGAGCACGCGGATGATTGATTCCGCCGTCAACAACGTCGGCACGTATGGGGTTCGCTACGACCTCGATCTGAATCTCTCCGGTCTCGGACCGCACGAACTGGTGTTCAGCCATCCGGTCGCTTCAGGTCGATCGTCCTTCACGGCGTTTCGTGGATCAATCCGCATTGAAACGGATGAGGGCTTCCGTGAGGTGCATGTTGGCCTGCGATCAGGCCAGAGCCTGCCCATCAGCGATTTGCGACTCAAGCCTGGTCAGAACAACCGCGTCAGAGTGAGCCTGGTCTATCCAGCCGATGCAACGCCCGGACATCTCTTGAGCGTCGTGCCTGTGCAGCAACTTGCCATGCTGCAACGCCGGCAGGAGATGCAGGCTGCTGCTGAACGTGCACTGGCCGCCTCCAAACAGCGAAACGTCACACCCACGACGCCCCCACCGTCTCCGATTAGCCCTGCTGCGACGCAGCCAGCCGTGATTAAGCCGAGCATCAAACGAATTCCTGCTCAACCACAGCAGCCTGTCGCCCAACCAACTGTGAGGCCAATGCTGGCTACACCACGTCGTGGTGCCAGTGCGATGCCGCCGGCCATGATCATGCCCGGACGCATTAATGCCACGTTGGAGCAGCGTTATCGCGAAGCAATTCGGGTCCAACAGGAGTGGCTTCAGCGCATGCAGGGCCGATAG